One Benincasa hispida cultivar B227 chromosome 5, ASM972705v1, whole genome shotgun sequence genomic window carries:
- the LOC120078735 gene encoding probable protein phosphatase 2C 63, producing MMLRSCCRPLERFIGRWSGDGLLWHSELKPHASGDYSIAVVQANSCLEDQSQVFTSPSATYVGVYDGHGGPEASRFVNKHLFPYMHKFASEQGGLSEDVIKKAFNATEEEFLRLVKRALPAKPQIASVGSCCLVGAISNTKLYVANLGDSRAVLGRRGLESKITPIVAERLSTDHNVGVDEVRKEVVALHPDDSHIVVYTRGVWRIKGIIQVSRSIGDVYLKKPEFNRDPIFQQFGNPVPLKRPVMTAEPSILTRELKPQDLFLIFASDGLWEQLTDEAAVEIVFKNPRAGIAKRLVSAALHEAAKKREMRYSDLKKLEKGIRRHFHDDITVIVVYLDHNRSSHTNRAKNAVAGYTSAPVDIFSLNSNYEAEEKLNTMF from the exons ATGATGTTGAGGTCGTGTTGCCGGCCGCTCGAGCGGTTTATTGGCCGGTGGAGCGGCGATGGACTGCTCTGGCACTCGGAATTGAAGCCTCATGCCTCTGGTGATTACTCGATCGCTGTTGTTCAAGCTAATTCTTGTCTTGAGGATCAGAGTCAGGTTTTCACGTCTCCTTCTGCTACATATGTTGGTGTTTATGATGGCCATGGCGGTCCTGAGGCTTCTCGCTTTGTGAATAAGCATCTTTTTCCTTATATGCATA AGTTTGCTTCAGAACAAGGTGGACTATCGGAGGATGTTATTAAGAAGGCATTCAATGCTACAGAAGAGGAGTTTTTGCGTTTGGTTAAGCGGGCTTTGCCTGCCAAGCCACAGATTGCTTCAGTTGGATCATGCTGTCTTGTAGGTGCAATTTCGAATACGAAGTTATACGTTGCGAATCTAGGTGATTCGAGAGCTGTGCTTGGCCGTAGAGGTTTGGAGAGTAAGATAACACCAATAGTTGCAGAACGGTTGTCCACCGATCATAATGTTGGAGTAGATGAAGTTAGGAAAGAAGTCGTGGCACTTCATCCTGATGATTCCCATATAGTTGTCTATACTCGTGGAGTTTGGAGGATAAAAGGCATAATTCAG GTTTCAAGATCTATTGGCGACGTCTATTTAAAAAAACCCGAGTTCAACCGGGATCCAATATTCCAACAATTCGGGAACCCCGTTCCTTTGAAACGACCAGTAATGACTGCAGAACCATCGATCCTGACACGAGAGCTTAAACCCCAAGACTTATTCCTGATCTTTGCATCAGATGGCCTCTGGGAACAACTAACTGATGAAGCTGCAGTGGAGATAGTTTTCAAGAACCCAAGAGCT GGAATTGCAAAAAGATTAGTGAGTGCTGCCCTCCACGAGGCAGCAAAGAAGCGCGAGATGAGATACTCCGACTTAAAGAAGCTCGAGAAGGGGATTCGGCGTCATTTCCATGATGACATCACTGTCATCGTCGTTTATCTTGACCACAACAGAAGCTCACACACCAATCGAGCAAAGAACGCCGTTGCTGGGTACACTAGTGCACCTGTTGACATTTTCTCTTTGAACTCGAACTATGAGGCAGAGGAAAAACTTAACACAATGTTctga